Genomic segment of Eremothecium sinecaudum strain ATCC 58844 chromosome VIII, complete sequence:
GAAGTTTGAGGGCGTGGTGGGTTTTTGTCACTAAAACAGGTAACATAGTAATAATATTGTAAATAGCATAAAAACTTTTTGGGTTCTATTTAGGCAGCTGAGTCTCTCTTGTAGATACCAAGTTTATGACTTTTGAAAATGGCCTTGTCGATAAGACTTAATAAGGGTCTGATACTGCGTTGTTGGTAGATACACTTCAACAAAGGCAACCCATGTTTAACTTCATTGTTAAAACTGTTGAATAGGAGCCTTAAATTAACGTGATCAAACGCTTTAGGAGATTCAACCAATTGCCATGTATAGTTCCCGTCAACTGGCAAGGGTTCAGAAGTTGTTGCGATAACATAGTCAAATTTGTGCCATAAAGTTGATAGACTTTCATCTTCAGTCTTGTCATAGGTAATGTTGTATTTATCTGGTAGTTGTCCAAAAAGTGAAGCACCAGTCATACATGTATAAACATCCAGATGTACCGTAACATCAGATATGTTATTCCTGATAGCATAGTTGTTGAAAACTTGTAAAGCTTCACCTCCAGGGTAGTTCAGGGAAGAGACGTAGGACATAAAGGCCGTAGCTAACAATGATACCGCTGGCAATAATAATATCACTGCCTTGAAGATACTCCTAATCCAAATACTTGCTTCATTTAGCATACTGAAAGTGTCACTTAATCCAATACTTGCAAGTATAGTTGCTGGTGGAATAATATAAACTATGAATCGCCATTCCTTATGAGGTTGAAGTGAAAGGATAATGAGATGATATAGAATTGCATTAGCAACGACTTTTATCGACTTAGGACTCACTGAATAACCTTTGCGTGCAAATATAGGTACTGTGGCTGGTAAAAATATTCTTGGTAAGTATTTTGTTAGATAAGAGTAAGGAGGTTCAGTACCCCATACCGCAGACTTACCAGATACAACGTTGAATTTGAATGAAACTAGCTCAGGAATACACCAGCGACCCCAGAAGTATGAGTCAATGGCTCCCGATAGACCACTTCCAACTAAAATTCCCCCCAAACCGGATTTAATAACCTCTACCCAGTTAGTCTGGCCTTCCATCAGCCCATACATAGCCAAACCAGCACATAAAGCTCCTAATTCCAATCTAAACACTACTGTTGCAAACGACAGCAGCCAGATCGCAATATCATAGCGCTCTCTAATCGCAAGCGCTAAAGCGATGTTTGATAATGGCAGACTAATAACAAAGTTTGGTAGCGGTCTCGAACTATAATACATGATATGAAACTGCGTTCCGAGCAAAATGATAAACCAGGTGCTTACTTTCTGTAATCTTGGATGCTTAACCTGagctttctcttcttta
This window contains:
- the ALG12 gene encoding dolichyl-P-Man:Man(7)GlcNAc(2)-PP-dolichol alpha-1,6-mannosyltransferase (Syntenic homolog of Ashbya gossypii AAR043C; Syntenic homolog of Saccharomyces cerevisiae YNR030W (ALG12)); the encoded protein is MLDKRVFYVLTGIIAAHLLLTPFTKVEESFTIQAVHDILKYGIYDISNYDHIKFPGAVPRTFIGALIVSSFSWVAMWIGKFDILGDILGSNLSIQILSRFVIGCMNSLSLAILVDATDKVLLKTYDREMEDYKNKEEKAQVKHPRLQKVSTWFIILLGTQFHIMYYSSRPLPNFVISLPLSNIALALAIRERYDIAIWLLSFATVVFRLELGALCAGLAMYGLMEGQTNWVEVIKSGLGGILVGSGLSGAIDSYFWGRWCIPELVSFKFNVVSGKSAVWGTEPPYSYLTKYLPRIFLPATVPIFARKGYSVSPKSIKVVANAILYHLIILSLQPHKEWRFIVYIIPPATILASIGLSDTFSMLNEASIWIRSIFKAVILLLPAVSLLATAFMSYVSSLNYPGGEALQVFNNYAIRNNISDVTVHLDVYTCMTGASLFGQLPDKYNITYDKTEDESLSTLWHKFDYVIATTSEPLPVDGNYTWQLVESPKAFDHVNLRLLFNSFNNEVKHGLPLLKCIYQQRSIRPLLSLIDKAIFKSHKLGIYKRDSAA